The genomic DNA tttttctttaaaaaacataattgttGGATCCAAGGGATTTGAACATAGATAAGTCGCACTTACTTGTTTAATGCCTGAATGGAATGGTCCACTGGAAGCAGCTGCGTATGGTACGAGATACGAGGGCAATATCAAACTGGATTGAGGCTGGTATTGTTGAAAATAGGCGGGGATGGATAAACCAAGGAACAATGAAACACCAACTATTGTTATGTTCCTAAAGCTTCCTGATTGGCCATACTGTAATGTTGAGAGACCTAATGCAGTAATAAGAGCCCACATGAAACACAGTACAGATGCAGCCAGGGCCTGTGGAATAGAAGCCAGAAGAGCACCGACCTTTCCtgttaagaaaaaagaatatagaACCTTAATTATTGGCACTTTATTGCATTAAATTGAACCTGAGTACATGACAATGAGTTGAGAATTATCATTTTCTAATTTTAGTTATTAAAACACTAGTTAGATTTCactttatttttgttccttGGCTGAAACATTCTTTAGTcaaaattttactttatctttttGACCGAACTCCACATTATCAGGGGCACTTTCCCTGGGATATGGAGGGCTAAAACAAAAACTATGACTCATGTGATCGAGTTTTGTTGCTTTACCCATAAATGAGAAGAGGATCATGAAGGCTGCTCCAAGTTCTACTACTCTCCGACTTGCCACCTTTGTTATGTCAATTGTGTGAACATTTTCTGTCAATGTAGTTGATCCAGTTCCTGAACCCCAAAGCCCTGCCAATATACTACAGAAACCCTCCAATGCAATTCCACGGCTCACAACTCCTGGGGTTGGAGGCCTCAAATTAATTCTCAGAGATGAACTATGATAAGTTCCAACCTACAAAATGGACATACCATTCACATAAATTCATTTTAAGCTTTAAAAGCGACTTTGCACATTGATGACAAGGGTTTTATAAAGAGGTTTATGACCATGATCTGGACTGCTACATTAAGTTTTTGATGTCTTTTACAACCGCAATTGTGGGTTTATAAGCCGTATGTGACTGAGATTCTCCCCAATATCAAAGATCCGGATGTGACCGCGACTGCGATTTAAAATcttaatgataatcatcattttgcatttgtgatttaacatgcaTTTTTATATAAGAAAGTCCACAATGTTTAGatagtgttttgttcaagtTCCGCTACACTGCAGCGCTATAGTGCTGCTATAACCTCTATTTGACAGCACTTAGTACTTAGTGTATAGCGGAACAATAGCGGTTTGTTTAAATTCCTCTACGCTATGGCGTTGAGTTAGCCTTTATTTGACGACACTGGTATGTGTGCTACTTCATTAATGATAATTTACACTTGCAAGCATTTAAACAAGAGAAACGGTATTTGGACAACCAGTTTTAGATAACTTTCCTGATAACTTTTTAAGTGGTTACCATAGTTCAAATACGTAGCTAACTAAGTAAATGGTTAATGGATGTACCTGGTGTTGAAAATCATTAACCCCCGACGTTACTTCATTAACCACAAATTTGAGTGTAGTTAACTACATTTGTTCAAATCTACATGCagttgaacacctaaatattaTGGTTAACCCCATCCATATTTGTGATTAATGAAGTAACATTAGTGGTTAATGACTTTAGACATATCGTATATCCATTGACTATCtactaaacataattaaccacCTATTTGAACTGACTTAACCACTTAAAAAGTTGTCACGAAAAATACCAAATTTTATTTGTTCAAATAACTCAACTTTTTAAATAATGTACTCACAGAATCCACAGAGGCAACCAATGACGTAATGACCATGATTATGCAAGTCCTAAAATGGAAAATAGGGAAACCCCATTGTAAAGGGTACGGAATTCTGAGCCACGAGGAAGTTGACAATGCATTTGATATGTCTGTCCTGCAATGCTTCATTGTATAAGCATGTTTTTTGCATGCATCAATCAGAATGTTTGAACTAGGGATATTGGGATTGCATCCTTTGTAGTTATATGCTCCTCCAGCTGTTAAAAATGAGGCATATATCCAAATTATTGTAAGACTTAATGGAACCTGCAAATAATACCAGAATTTGTTAGTAGTTAAGGAAAACTTGGTACACTTAATAATAACACaattaataatgattttataaaCTAGAGGGTACAAAAATTGTACACAATAAATTTAATGTCTCAACGAATCAGAATGAAACAAGTGACATTCTAATTTAAATACTTACAGCGTAAATTCGAAACAAGTGGTTTCCAAAGATCGATATTCCTCGAAGATGCttcaaataagaaaataaggaaaaaaaacgaTACGAGATACAAAAAACGGATAAGAGATccattttattatgaaaatgaatgaaatgattGGGTCATGAGGACTCACCAGAGTGAATATTAGAACCAAAACTATTTGTGGAATGCTAATTTCCATGCAAGTGCCAGCTTGTGGAAAGCCATAACTGAAAAATGCTAAACCTACAGCAGCAACAGTTGGAGCCACCACAGTTGGGTTGATTATCCTACAACAAATAGTAATGAAATTGCAAAGAATGAACATGGATAGCAGAATGCCATGTCTTGATAACTTTGGTAAAATTTCAGTAGCTTTTTGTGATCACTTCATTCACCGAATAAAATCCCatgaattttctaaaatttgaacATAAATGGCGTATTTTGTTACTAAACTATATTACTTTTTCCAGGAACCGTGTCAAAGACAATGAATTCTATAACATATGGTTGAATTCATGATATTGTTTGCCTTTCCAACGATGATGCATTAATTACTAGTTTGAACATGAAAAgatgaaagatatttttttccCATCAGAAATTTATCAAACTAACTGGTATTACTTGATGAAGAATtatttaaaggataaataacTCCCAATATCccttaaataacttaaaaactaTGGCAGAAATAAAacaacctaaactaactaatgAATAATAATAAGGAGAGAAGGTTATCGACAAACTATGTAATAACCGGGAATACAAGAAAGACTAGATCCAGCTCCTTGTTACCTTAGAAGAAGAGACATTAAACCACTAAATCCAAGAATACATTGGAATGTTGAACCAACAATTATAGCTCCTTGAAGTTCCCTCATTATGTGCCTAAATTTCTGCAGTTACGACAATACATTATTAATATGGAAAACCAGAAACGGTATTCAAAGGCAAATGAATTAACATTTATTTGTCTATAAGTGAAACTTACATGGTGTGTAAGATTTCGAAACTCTTCGGAATTCATGATAACTAGTGCTGGTGCTAAATACACAAATGAGCTACCTTGAACTAAAGGAAGTCGAGTTCCAAAGTACGAATGGAGAATTGTTGTGATGCCGGAAAGAAACAGCATTGTAGAAATCACATTAGCAGTATCGTTCTGTCATCATTGATGCAAAAGTGAATACATATGAGTATGGAAAACTATCAATTCACCTAGTTCAAAGCAACAACCATTACATAAAAAGCATATATGCTTACGTCTGTTCCACCCATGGTTGGGACCATTACTAATGGGATTAACACTAATGAGCCAATCAATGATAAGTAGTGCTGCAGGCTATAGTAGACAAGAGGTACTGCAGTTTAAGATGCTAAGATGTAAGTAAAACAGAAGTACTAGCCTTTTCAGCATTGCTATTTATAACAAGATAAAGCGAAGCAACATTGCTTAAATTCAAGCTAAACCGATTGTGATTTTAACCTTTAGGCACATTTTCATAATCCGTGGCTTATAATTGAAAAGACTTTTGAGTTTGTGTATACCTAAACACACAGAAGCTTGCTACATCACTATTACTATTTACTGCATATGACGAAATTACATTGCTGGATAATGTTATGCTGTTCAAAAATCATATGATAAATGAAACTGACTAGAATATACCGTATTCACTTAAGGCTAAGGCTGGCATAAGGGTTAAGATCTGTCTCTGACACACAGGACACCGATCCATTCAATTTTCCATTTTGCAAATTATTACCGCTATTGACATGTTAGTGTCAGTGCCGAGTTTGGTGTCTAGCTTGGTGCTTAGATATAAACTTCTCCATACAAATTCATGTTCAACCAACCTTACTATtttcataaatattcaaaattagccttttctaataattttaaaaagagagagTGCGAGAAACAGcaaaaattaagttaaactaACCAAGACCAGGATTTTCTGTCAGTCCAAACTTCATGTCAGAAGGCCTGTGCCACCCTCTATCAGCAGGTTCCTCCCCCTCTTTATACAGATTCACCTTAACCTCTCCTTCACTTACACCTTCTTCTTCCTTGTTTTGCTCTGGCATTGGAGCAACCGCAGAGATTCCAAGTCCGTgaccattgccatccctaatcAAATTCTCCGTTGATCCGTTAGTATCACCATTCCCTCTTAAATCAATTTTCTTGTCACCATAATCCAAAACAGATTCAAGACCATTTTTCCTCTTCTGATTTTGGTTCCCTACTGTCCCATTCAATGCATAGTTTGACCTCAAAAACTTGTCTTTCTCACTCCTGATTCCATGCTTGGACTCAGAATCTAGTTCAATCTCATCATCCCGGTTCGGCCTCGCAATGCCAAGAACCGGATCAATCTCTATCTTAGGAGAATTACCTCCTTCTCTatgatcatcatcaacaacaataacactATCCAAATTCGCACTTGAACTAGCCCCAGCTTCACTGGAGTAATCGGATACAAACCCAGTTTTCTTCGCCCAAGTCTTCAATTCTTTGGGATTGTGATCTCTTCTTGGAACAAAAGGTTCAATTTTAATAGCATTAGAATCTTGTTTCTTCTTGTTACGGACACCTCTCATAACCTTCCCCTTATCGAAAATATCTAAGCTTGACCCAGTTTCCATTTTAgctttttcctttgaaaattgCATTGATAACTCAAATAAATCCAACCCAATATAATAATGCaaagaaaaaagatagaaaCTTTGCAACAAGAAGGAGCATGAAGCTTCACACTGCAGGAAAAAAAAGAGACAGAGAGTAGAAGCAAAGGTACAGTGAAAACGGCGAAAAGACAAGAAAGTAAGAAACTACTACAACATTTGAGACATATCTTGTCTTCACTTTAACTCACTTCAGCTTGCAAGTTTCTGTCATAAATTGTGTTTGTGACATTTTTGGCATGTTTGATGTTGACAAAGTAACAAGCTGAATTCTCAGATGTAAAGTGATAGTATCATACATGCAAGGTGTCTGAATCTtaattttgccttttttttttttttttattggtggaAATTGATACTACAACAACGTGGGACTCTTTACTTAAGAAAGaagtttcattgtttttttattcttctgaGCAGAATTTCAGGGAGGCTCAGAGAGAGTAGTTTAATTGGTTTGTCACATGATAAGGATGATGATTTATATGGTGGAAGGAAAATGTGGGACTTAATGTGTCCTAATCAAATAGCTTTGCTACAGGCCAAGTTCACTATGAGCTGATATCTATCTATGCACATATAAAGTTTACTGTACTCATTTTTTCCCCAACTTTATGTCTAATCTTATCCTTAAGCTGTACTTAACCTCACCAATATGACTTTGGGATTACGTTAGAATTTGCTAgagttcttttttttctttcaactagTAATTAGGTTTTTAGAACAAAAACATTTATGTGATTATCCaaatattacattttaaaaGGACTGTGTGAACATGTCAACAACTACGTACTATGAGCTCCATTAGTTACTTGACTTAACTTTTACGAATCAAAATGGAAATATTAGTCATAATGACAAGTTAAGATAAGTATGATagaagatataatttttttttaataatgatgatATAAGATATCATTCTCCCGTTGTTTAAAACTTTTCATGATTTTATCCCTATTGGAAGTCACCAACCCAAAATGTAAAGCTGAATGATACAAATTCTGCTTTCAAAATTCAATCATTCTCGAATTGAAACATGAAAGAGAGTTGGGGGAGCCATTTCAACTCATGACCACAACAATTTTAAtgcaaaattattgatttttttgaagaaaaagttgATATTCAGTACACCAGTGTACTCTTTTAGACGATATAGATAGCACGCCCTCTTGGGCAAAAACTTTTGGacaaaaaattaacaacttaCTCAACGTCGATCTAAACCTAGAAGAAGAAGATCTTTAATTAATCAAGTTGGTCCAAGATGATGAAGGGCCGAATGTGGAATCATAAACATGTGACACATGTTAGCATAacccttttcttatttttgtatttGGGTCATTCTTATGGAGCAAGTAATAAGCACAAGGAAGAGGAACCAGGGTTAGCTCCTAAAAAATAAGCTACCCTCCATTCATTCACGGATTCAAGCTATTCGCAGATTGCCTTCCCACTGTTGTCCTTGTTCAAATtgtttgttctttttgttatgACATAGATGTTGTCATAAGTCAATGGAGAACACAATCAGCATCTTTTACTTCATCATAACATatcaaacaaattaatcaaaaacaTACTTTCCTCTTTGCTTGCCAATATCTGTGATCGTTCATTACTACTTTTGGCACCAAATAAAGATATCTGTCTACAATTAGATTAAACAAACCACAACTATATTACTGTATCTACTTTGAATCATAAATTGTCGCTCAAATATTTTGCTAAAATGCAAACAATCAGAACCACAACACATATAAATTTTGGCATACAGAAAAAAGATGCAACTTCAGAAAGGACAGCACCAGCCAAATATTATGCCGTGCTTATGCATCAATAAAATACAAACCTTAAGAGGAGTCTCAAATAGAGTGCTTACAGAAATAGTTACCCTCTTACCATTGAGCTAGCACCACATTTtacatcatcaataataattttcaattcaacTAATGCAGAAAACAGAGTGATGAATGATTATGGCTCTACTATCCAGATCAACAATGGTTTTCATCGGCAGCCACAATCAATAAATGTATTCCTTCAGATATGATCAGTAAATAAAAGCATCCCAACACATTCTTTTCAAAATGCTCTGAAGAACTACATTTTTCACAGTGTTGTTCGATCCCAAGCAACAAAATACCTAACCGCTAAATGCTAATCAAGCAAGGTCACATCAAACTTTCTACAGCACTACAGTTCATATCAGAGATCATAGAAACACTGATCCATGTTAAATTGCAAAAGTAAAACTGCGAAAATGTATGCCATCGCCTCAAATACAAACCTGATGGATGCACTGCATTTGAGGCAttcatttcctttttttgttggttaatGATATCGTTAACATTGTTTCACCAAGTGATGACAGAAGTCATGAGGCCCAACTGTCATAACAATATTCAAATGTCTGTTCCTGTAAACGATCAAGTATTTTCAGCATACTTGATTGGAATGAGATAAGATACAGAAGTTTGGATGAGGATTCAAATGAGCATGGTAACAGGGAAGGGGAgaaagcaaaataaaatgtcATACATATGTTCTCCAGATTATGCTAAAAAAGTCTCATCTTCAAAAAATGGtaaacaaagaaattaaatgAGTCAGATATACCAAACAACCCTACCATAAGAATCAGAAGACCTTGTTCCTCAAATATACAAACTTTCTTAACATGCTGCTTAGactaatttaaattttgacCCTGTTCCTTAAATTTTGCTTAGACTAAACATGTTATCTAATTCTAAGCAGGTAAATAGCCCACAAAATAGCAGAAATTAATAATGCAAATGGCAACATAATAACTATAggtttctattttctaatatagTACCCAGCAAGGACATTAACCATTTAcatgaaaacaaagaaagacATATTAAGGGAGTGTTTTATTCAACAGCTTAATAAACTCTTCTCATACAACTATATAAGTAGTGTTCTCGATGGCGGAAGGCCAAAAATCTACCATATAAACATGCCATTGCAGCCTATGATGCTGGCATGGCGGGCATTCCTTCAAAGATTACCTATGGCTATTGTTCAAAAATCTGCCATGCCATTGCCGCCATTTAACAACACTGCACATAGTCTGCATGATTAAACAGTTTGTACAATGGT from Medicago truncatula cultivar Jemalong A17 chromosome 8, MtrunA17r5.0-ANR, whole genome shotgun sequence includes the following:
- the LOC25501420 gene encoding nucleobase-ascorbate transporter 11 isoform X2, which produces MQFSKEKAKMETGSSLDIFDKGKVMRGVRNKKKQDSNAIKIEPFVPRRDHNPKELKTWAKKTGFVSDYSSEAGASSSANLDSVIVVDDDHREGGNSPKIEIDPVLGIARPNRDDEIELDSESKHGIRSEKDKFLRSNYALNGTVGNQNQKRKNGLESVLDYGDKKIDLRGNGDTNGSTENLIRDGNGHGLGISAVAPMPEQNKEEEGVSEGEVKVNLYKEGEEPADRGWHRPSDMKFGLTENPGLVPLVYYSLQHYLSLIGSLVLIPLVMVPTMGGTDNDTANVISTMLFLSGITTILHSYFGTRLPLVQGSSFVYLAPALVIMNSEEFRNLTHHKFRHIMRELQGAIIVGSTFQCILGFSGLMSLLLRIINPTVVAPTVAAVGLAFFSYGFPQAGTCMEISIPQIVLVLIFTLHLRGISIFGNHLFRIYAVPLSLTIIWIYASFLTAGGAYNYKGCNPNIPSSNILIDACKKHAYTMKHCRTDISNALSTSSWLRIPYPLQWGFPIFHFRTCIIMVITSLVASVDSVGTYHSSSLRINLRPPTPGVVSRGIALEGFCSILAGLWGSGTGSTTLTENVHTIDITKVASRRVVELGAAFMILFSFMGKVGALLASIPQALAASVLCFMWALITALGLSTLQYGQSGSFRNITIVGVSLFLGLSIPAYFQQYQPQSSLILPSYLVPYAAASSGPFHSGIKQVNNSR
- the LOC25501420 gene encoding nucleobase-ascorbate transporter 11 isoform X1; translated protein: MQFSKEKAKMETGSSLDIFDKGKVMRGVRNKKKQDSNAIKIEPFVPRRDHNPKELKTWAKKTGFVSDYSSEAGASSSANLDSVIVVDDDHREGGNSPKIEIDPVLGIARPNRDDEIELDSESKHGIRSEKDKFLRSNYALNGTVGNQNQKRKNGLESVLDYGDKKIDLRGNGDTNGSTENLIRDGNGHGLGISAVAPMPEQNKEEEGVSEGEVKVNLYKEGEEPADRGWHRPSDMKFGLTENPGLVPLVYYSLQHYLSLIGSLVLIPLVMVPTMGGTDNDTANVISTMLFLSGITTILHSYFGTRLPLVQGSSFVYLAPALVIMNSEEFRNLTHHKFRHIMRELQGAIIVGSTFQCILGFSGLMSLLLRIINPTVVAPTVAAVGLAFFSYGFPQAGTCMEISIPQIVLVLIFTLHLRGISIFGNHLFRIYAVPLSLTIIWIYASFLTAGGAYNYKGCNPNIPSSNILIDACKKHAYTMKHCRTDISNALSTSSWLRIPYPLQWGFPIFHFRTCIIMVITSLVASVDSVGTYHSSSLRINLRPPTPGVVSRGIALEGFCSILAGLWGSGTGSTTLTENVHTIDITKVASRRVVELGAAFMILFSFMGKVGALLASIPQALAASVLCFMWALITALGLSTLQYGQSGSFRNITIVGVSLFLGLSIPAYFQQYQPQSSLILPSYLVPYAAASSGPFHSGIKQLDFAINALMSLNMVVTLFVAFILENTVPRSSQERAVYIWTRPQDIATDPSLASAYSMPRKVSRCFCWAKWLGV